In Helianthus annuus cultivar XRQ/B chromosome 9, HanXRQr2.0-SUNRISE, whole genome shotgun sequence, the following are encoded in one genomic region:
- the LOC110874223 gene encoding (R)-mandelonitrile lyase 2, with amino-acid sequence MVFNHYRRHRPPPPLSTTAANTHFRCRDHRRHYRHPTPPSPTYAAITTRRRPPSPPVSNHLKNILCLWHADESYLGFTHEAAAFSPAKEYDYIIVGGGTTGCPLAATLSEKYSVLLLERGGVAATSDANIYYEDRMFNPLLYADAFDSPAQDFKTDEGVLCHRGRVLGGTSMINFGFWSRADDYFYENSGIEWDMSAVKSAYEWVEDSIVTRRVRLGAFQATTFDALVEAGVVPDNGFTLDHVQGAKVGGSTFDDSGRRHGAVELLSKGNPENLTVVVHAIVNRVIFSTSQPLAATGVTYHDSRGRRKEVRVRTGGEVILSAGTLGSPQLLLLSGLGPNSTLSSLNIPVVRDHPFIGQFMADNPRNTVVLKVPDNITDVGIHVAGITNSGPYVESTALPRVTTIIPFIPFLNVVAPTNLSLALLAGKVSRPKAIGSLNLKSSFDVTITPRVRFNYYSNADDRLQCRNIVDVLRSVLETPAMGKYKFPTINGPSRLIFIGPSVPKDSNDEESVATFCNQTLGSFNHYHGGCLVNKVVDSRLKVIGVDSLRVADASTFFNSPGTNPQAATMMLGRYIGEKILNERAAGDTHS; translated from the exons GTTTCCAACCACTTAAAGAACATTCTTTGTCTATGGCATGCAGATGAAAGTTACCTTGGTTTTACACATGAAGCCGCAGCTTTCTCTCCAGCGAAAGAATACGATTACATTATCGTCGGAGGAGGGACCACCGGTTGCCCATTAGCCGCCACCTTATCCGAAAAGTATTCTGTATTACTGCTTGAGCGAGGCGGTGTTGCGGCCACTTCGGACGCTAACATCTACTACGAAGACAGAATGTTCAACCCCCTCTTATATGCAGACGCCTTTGATTCCCCTGCTCAAGACTTTAAAACTGACGAAGGTGTATTATGCCATAGAGGGAGGGTTCTGGGAGGTACTAGCATGATAAATTTCGGGTTTTGGTCCCGAGCTGATGACTACTTCTATGAAAACTCGGGTATTGAATGGGATATGAGTGCAGTTAAAAGTGCATATGAGTGGGTAGAAGATAGTATTGTTACACGTAGAGTTCGTTTAGGTGCATTCCAAGCTACTACTTTCGATGCGTTGGTAGAAGCTGGAGTTGTTCCGGACAATGGGTTCACCTTGGACCACGTTCAAGGCGCCAAGGTTGGTGGTTCCACCTTTGATGATTCCGGGAGACGACATGGTGCGGTGGAGCTCCTCAGTAAGGGGAACCCAGAAAATTTAACGGTGGTAGTTCATGCAATTGTTAATCGAGTCATCTTCTCCACCTCTCAACCTTTAG CTGCAACTGGCGTTACATACCATGACTCCAGAGGAAGACGTAAGGAAGTACGTGTAAGAACAGGCGGAGAGGTAATTTTGAGTGCTGGAACTCTTGGGAGTCCACAACTTTTGCTACTAAGTGGATTAGGGCCAAACTCGACCCTCTCGTCTCTAAATATTCCAGTTGTTCGTGACCATCCATTTATTGGACAATTTATGGCTGATAATCCTCGTAATACAGTTGTTCTTAAGGTACCTGATAATATAACTGATGTAGGAATTCATGTAGCTGGGATCACAAACAGTGGCCCATACGTAGAATCTACTGCATTACCTCGAGTTACAACTATCATACCTTTCATACCTTTCTTAAACGTGGTTGCACCTACAAACTTAAGTCTGGCGCTACTTGCTGGAAAGGTCTCGAGACCAAAAGCAATTGGCTCACTGAATCTAAAATCGTCTTTTGATGTTACAATTACCCCAAGAGTTCGGTTTAATTATTACTCTAACGCTGATGACCGACTCCAATGCCGCAATATTGTTGATGTGCTTAGGAGCGTTTTGGAAACTCCAGCTATGGGAAAATATAAGTTTCCCACGATTAATGGTCCTAGCCGTTTGATTTTTATTGGTCCATCGGTACCCAAGGATTCAAATGATGAAGAGTCCGTTGCGACTTTCTGTAATCAAACATTGGGCTCATTTAACCATTATCATGGGGGATGCTTGGTGAACAAGGTGGTTGATAGCCGTTTAAAAGTCATTGGGGTGGATTCTTTACGAGTTGCGGACGCTTCTACGTTTTTCAACTCACCAGGAACGAATCCTCAGGCGGCCACTATGATGTTAGGCCGATACATTGGTGAGAAAATACTTAACGAAAGAGCAGCAGGTGACACTCATTCTTGA